From Vitis vinifera cultivar Pinot Noir 40024 chromosome 3, ASM3070453v1, the proteins below share one genomic window:
- the LOC100264205 gene encoding U-box domain-containing protein 26, which translates to MPGSLEPLDVGVQIPYHFRCPISLELMCDPVTVSTGQTYDRASIEYWVGTGNTTCPVTRSSLTDFTLIPNHTLRRLIQDWCVANRSFGVERIPTPKQPADPASVRSLQTQVSSQSNPSHTRLSAVKRLRGLARDSDKNRSIIGSHNVQEVLLPVIFSDSECDSAELKHESLALLVMFPLSESECAFVASQPDRVAHLVSLLFHASIEVRVNSAALIEIVVAGTRSLDLRAQISNVDEIFEGITGILNYPLAYPRALKVGIKALFALCLAKQSRHKAVAAGAVTALIDRLADFEKCDVERALATVELLCRVPAGCAAFAAHALTVPLLVRKILKVSDRATEYAAGALLSLCSAAEQSQREAVSAGVVTQLLLLVQSDCTERAKRKAQLLLKLLRDSWPEDSVVNSDDFGCSDVVPF; encoded by the coding sequence atgcctGGGAGTTTAGAGCCATTGGATGTGGGTGTTCAGATCCCATACCACTTCAGGTGTCCGATCTCGCTCGAGCTCATGTGTGACCCTGTCACCGTTAGCACGGGTCAGACCTACGACCGAGCCAGCATCGAGTACTGGGTCGGCACCGGCAACACCACCTGCCCCGTCACGCGGTCTTCTCTTACCGACTTCACCCTCATCCCCAACCACACCCTTCGCCGTCTCATCCAGGACTGGTGCGTTGCCAACCGGTCCTTTGGAGTTGAGCGTATTCCCACTCCCAAACAGCCTGCCGACCCAGCCTCGGTTCGGTCTCTGCAGACTCAGGTCTCTTCTCAGTCCAATCCTTCCCACACCAGGCTTTCGGCGGTGAAGCGACTCAGAGGACTCGCTCGTGACTCGGACAAAAACCGCTCTATCATTGGTTCGCATAATGTTCAGGAGGTTCTTCTCCCCGTTATTTTTTCGGATTCGGAGTGTGACTCGGCTGAGTTGAAGCATGAGTCACTCGCGCTTTTGGTGATGTTTCCTCTCTCTGAGTCGGAGTGCGCGTTCGTAGCGTCCCAGCCGGACCGAGTCGCGCATCTCGTGTCGCTCCTATTTCACGCATCGATCGAGGTTCGGGTCAACTCGGCCGCACTCATCGAGATCGTGGTCGCCGGAACCAGATCACTGGATCTCAGAGCTCAAATCAGCAATGTGGATGAAATCTTCGAAGGAATAACCGGAATTCTCAACTATCCATTGGCCTATCCTCGCGCGCTCAAAGTTGGAATCAAAGCCTTATTCGCCCTATGCCTGGCCAAGCAAAGCCGCCACAAGGCGGTCGCTGCCGGTGCTGTGACTGCTCTCATCGACCGATTGGCCGATTTTGAGAAGTGCGACGTGGAGCGAGCCCTGGCAACAGTGGAGCTGCTCTGCCGCGTTCCGGCGGGTTGCGCCGCCTTCGCAGCACACGCACTCACCGTGCCCCTCCTCGtgagaaaaattctaaaagTCTCCGACCGCGCAACGGAGTACGCTGCCGGAGCGCTGCTGTCGCTGTGCTCGGCGGCGGAGCAGAGCCAGAGAGAGGCGGTCTCCGCGGGGGTAGTGACTCAGCTTTTGCTGCTGGTACAAAGCGACTGTACGGAAAGAGCAAAGCGCAAAGCACAACTTTTGTTGAAGCTTCTTCGGGATTCGTGGCCAGAAGATTCGGTAGTCAATTCTGACGATTTTGGTTGCAGTGATGTTGTTCCATTTTGA
- the LOC100264010 gene encoding transcription factor bHLH95: MAEGGGHEGFLWENQSWGFSNSDNSGGSDKKSGEKQPGSASNSQTAATGMDLVPPDKKRGRGGAIKNGKNGKGSGEGNEGKSGGGGGGESDHEIHIWTERERRKKMRNMFSSLHALLPQLPPKADKSTIVDEAVNYIKTLQHTLQKLQKQKLERLQGATTVNYEPSIITSQKLAFDSREAFLADQGSSSNLAITPSNSSNSLSVARVPAVFQSWTSPNVTLNVCGNEAQISVCSPKKPGLLTTICYVLEKHKLEVISAHVSSDYNRSMYMIQTNANGALDQFPVGFPMEEVYKQAAGEIMFWASS; this comes from the exons ATGGCTGAAGGAGGAGGCCATGAGGGTTTCTTATGGGAAAACCAGTCATGGGGTTTCTCGAATTCGGATAACTCTGGGGGGAGTGATAAGAAATCTGGGGAGAAGCAACCTGGTTCGGCCTCTAATAGCCAGACTGCAGCCACGGGAATGGATTTGGTACCGCCTGATAAGAAGCGAGGGCGAGGCGGAGCCATCAAGAATGGAAAGAATGGAAAGGGAAGTGGTGAGGGGAATGAAGGAAAAagcggtggtggtggtggcggtGAATCAGATCATGAGATACATATATGGACAGAGAGAGAAAGGCGGAAGAAGATGAGGAACATGTTTTCTAGTCTTCATGCTTTGCTTCCTCAACTTCCTCCAAAG GCAGACAAGTCCACCATTGTTGATGAAGCAGTGAACTACATCAAAACCCTACAGCACACACTCCAGAAGCTTCAAAAACAAAAGCTAGAAAGGCTTCAAGGTGCAACAACTGTCAACTATGAGCCATCAATAATCACGTCGCAAAAGCTAGCCTTCGACTCAAGGGAGGCTTTCTTAGCTGATCAAGGATCTTCCAGTAACTTAGCCATTACACCATCGAATTCTTCCAACTCTCTTTCAGTCGCTCGGGTTCCTGCAGTATTCCAATCATGGACTTCTCCTAATGTCACTTTGAATGTTTGTGGCAATGAAGCACAAATCAGCGTGTGCTCGCCGAAGAAGCCTGGTCTTTTAACCACCATCTGCTACGTGTTGGAGAAGCATAAACTAGAGGTGATATCTGCTCATGTTTCTTCAGACTATAACCGGAGCATGTACATGATCCAGACCAAT GCGAATGGAGCTTTGGATCAGTTCCCTGTGGGATTTCCAATGGAAGAAGTCTACAAGCAAGCTGCAGGAGAGATAATGTTCTGGGCATCCTCTTGA
- the LOC100258840 gene encoding E3 ubiquitin-protein ligase MBR2 isoform X1 — protein sequence MQGQRSTIGSFSETIDFGQGSVSNNTGMNQQTSWNNMLNPVDSRLSNYMLPSNEANFTCVNAVNHDVQNFNGWHLGESSSSMNPRNQAINAGVRMEHGRSSSGTLAGADPNLEDRRLDLANSPLHESATSGNQITRGPLFIRGSSSTRIPLNVNLNAEIVGNSGSGGQEMGAGLCKSGGLGTEQVSPVSASADNIGASSGSSGSLIEESNGGSGSSLGSWGLSCKRKALEGTSGQSYPSGSSSCSPQAEPSAWLAVPAHSNASNSSSISTPSGNSLSVNPPGLPNQQSGIGMRGVAPSDVFPSLSVTGNAENSQRNFGRRVNPGHQQEPVAFNLSSAGITRRSNVSSNHQSSRPLTFSDSLDLRPSAAVAANANAPQIAPQSQSHVLHIPGLARNMHPFPWSGASNSRAGSSSRSFNFSRERAAVLQEEANLRSNHRNNAEHPMFIPATETRNLAQDPTHWSLATGNISTNGGGPSTSRMGLSSSVHSLPTAWIPVHNPPTSNQQRLSEIAPWTLFPSIESEAGGLSGPFSSLPSGPSANTRETVISAGAISQVHQQTYPRSAFLMERQGNDVLGMPHSLRALAADIEGRHRLISEIRQVLTAMRRGESLRAEDYMLFDPFIYHGMSELQDRHRDMRLDVDNMSYEELLDLEERIGDVNTGLSDEKILKCMKRQKYSSNPTPEVEPCCICQEEYAVGDDLGILDCGHDFHTNCIKQWLMQKNLCPICKTTGLAT from the exons ATGCAAGGGCAAAGAAGTACCATTGGTTCCTTCTCTGAGACCATTGATTTTGGGCAGGGCTCTGTTTCCAATAACACTGGCATGAATCAGCAGACTTCGTGGAATAACATGCTAAATCCCGTTGATAGCCGGTTGTCAAACTATATGTTACCTTCCAATGAGGCAAATTTTACATGTGTAAATGCTGTCAATCATGATGTTCAAAACTTTAATGGCTGGCATTTGGGTGAATCTAGCTCTAGTATGAATCCACGAAACCAGGCGATTAATGCTGGTGTAAGAATGGAACACGGTAGGTCTTCATCTGGTACTCTTGCAGGGGCTGATCCTAATTTGGAAGACAGGCGACTTGATCTGGCTAATAGCCCTCTTCATGAGAGTGCCACTAGTGGCAATCAGATTACAAGGGGGCCTTTATTTATTCGGGGTTCCAGTTCTACTCGTATCCCTCTGAATGTAAATCTAAATGCTGAAATTGTGGGTAATTCTGGTAGTGGTGGGCAGGAAATGGGAGCAGGCCTGTGCAAGTCAGGTGGATTAGGAACAGAGCAGGTTTCACCTGTTAGTGCTTCTGCTGATAATATAGGGGCCTCTTCTGGAAGTTCTGGTTCTTTGATTGAGGAAAGCAATGGTGGATCAGGTTCTTCTTTGGGCAGTTGGGGCTTATCCTGCAAGAGAAAGGCTCTTGAAGGTACTTCTGGACAGTCTTATCCTAGTGGAAGTTCAAGCTGTTCTCCACAAGCTGAACCCAGTGCTTGGCTTGCTGTTCCTGCTCATTCTAATGCTTCTAACAGCTCAAGCATATCCACACCCTCAGGGAATTCTCTCAGTGTGAATCCTCCAGGGCTGCCAAACCAACAGTCTGGGATTGGCATGAGAGGTGTAGCTCCTTCTgatgtttttccttctttaagTGTTACAGGAAATGCAGAAAACTCCCAGAGAAACTTTGGCAGGAGAGTAAATCCGGGACATCAACAGGAACCTGTGGCATTTAATTTATCATCAGCAGGAATTACTAGGCGTTCTAATGTTAGTTCCAATCATCAATCATCTAGGCCTCTGACATTTAGTGATTCTTTGGACTTGAGGCCAAGTGCAGCGGTAGCAGCCAATGCAAATGCACCCCAGATTGCTCCCCAGAGCCAGTCTCATGTACTACATATTCCTGGCTTGGCAAGAAATATGCATCCTTTTCCTTGGAGTGGGGCTTCCAATTCAAGAGCTGGCAGTTCATCACGTTCATTTAACTTTTCTAGGGAGAGAGCTGCTGTGTTACAAGAGGAAGCAAACCTAAGAAGCAACCACAGAAACAATGCAGAGCATCCCATGTTTATTCCTGCAACTGAGACTAGAAATTTGGCACAGGATCCAACACATTGGAGTTTGGCCACAGGAAATATTAGCACTAATGGAGGTGGTCCTTCAACTTCTCGAATGGGCCTGAGTTCAAGTGTTCATTCGTTGCCTACTGCTTGGATTCCTGTTCACAATCCCCCAACATCAAATCAGCAAAGATTATCAGAAATTGCTCCTTGGACTTTATTCCCATCTATTGAGTCTGAAGCTGGAGGTCTCAGTGGTCCTTTTTCATCATTGCCTTCTGGTCCTTCCGCTAACACACGGGAGACAGTTATATCAGCTGGAGCTATTAGCCAAGTCCATCAGCAAACATATCCAAGGTCTGCATTCTTGATGGAGAGGCAAGGAAATGATGTTCTTGGTATGCCCCATTCATTGCGTGCTTTAGCAGCTGACATAGAAGGGAGACACAGGCTAATATCTGAG ATTCGTCAGGTTTTGACTGCCATGCGTAGGGGTGAGAGCTTGCGGGCTGAg GATTATATGCTCTTTGACCCGTTCATATATCATGGGATGTCCGAATTGCAGGATAGGCACAGAGATATGCGGCTTGATGTCGATAATATGTCATATGAG GAACTACTGGATTTAGAAGAACGCATAGGAGACGTGAACACTGGATTGAGTGATGAAAAAATACTGAAGTGTATGAAAAGGCAAAAATATTCATCCAATCCAACACCTGAGGTGGAGCCATGTTGTATTTGCCAG GAAGAATATGCTGTTGGAGATGACCTTGGGATACTGGATTGTGGACATGACTTCCATACCAACTGCATCAAACAATGGTTAATGCAGAAGAATCTGTGCCCCATTTGTAAAACAACAGGCTTGGCTACATGA
- the LOC100258840 gene encoding E3 ubiquitin-protein ligase MBR2 isoform X2: MQGQRSTIGSFSETIDFGQGSVSNNTGMNQQTSWNNMLNPVDSRLSNYMLPSNEANFTCVNAVNHDVQNFNGWHLGESSSSMNPRNQAINAGVRMEHGRSSSGTLAGADPNLEDRRLDLANSPLHESATSGNQITRGPLFIRGSSSTRIPLNVNLNAEIVGNSGSGGQEMGAGLCKSGGLGTEQVSPVSASADNIGASSGSSGSLIEESNGGSGSSLGSWGLSCKRKALEGTSGQSYPSGSSSCSPQAEPSAWLAVPAHSNASNSSSISTPSGNSLSVNPPGLPNQQSGIGMRGVAPSDVFPSLSVTGNAENSQRNFGRRVNPGHQQEPVAFNLSSAGITRRSNVSSNHQSSRPLTFSDSLDLRPSAAVAANANAPQIAPQSQSHVLHIPGLARNMHPFPWSGASNSRAGSSSRSFNFSRERAAVLQEEANLRSNHRNNAEHPMFIPATETRNLAQDPTHWSLATGNISTNGGGPSTSRMGLSSSVHSLPTAWIPVHNPPTSNQQRLSEIAPWTLFPSIESEAGGLSGPFSSLPSGPSANTRETVISAGAISQVHQQTYPRSAFLMERQGNDVLGMPHSLRALAADIEGRHRLISEIRQVLTAMRRGESLRAEDRHRDMRLDVDNMSYEELLDLEERIGDVNTGLSDEKILKCMKRQKYSSNPTPEVEPCCICQEEYAVGDDLGILDCGHDFHTNCIKQWLMQKNLCPICKTTGLAT; this comes from the exons ATGCAAGGGCAAAGAAGTACCATTGGTTCCTTCTCTGAGACCATTGATTTTGGGCAGGGCTCTGTTTCCAATAACACTGGCATGAATCAGCAGACTTCGTGGAATAACATGCTAAATCCCGTTGATAGCCGGTTGTCAAACTATATGTTACCTTCCAATGAGGCAAATTTTACATGTGTAAATGCTGTCAATCATGATGTTCAAAACTTTAATGGCTGGCATTTGGGTGAATCTAGCTCTAGTATGAATCCACGAAACCAGGCGATTAATGCTGGTGTAAGAATGGAACACGGTAGGTCTTCATCTGGTACTCTTGCAGGGGCTGATCCTAATTTGGAAGACAGGCGACTTGATCTGGCTAATAGCCCTCTTCATGAGAGTGCCACTAGTGGCAATCAGATTACAAGGGGGCCTTTATTTATTCGGGGTTCCAGTTCTACTCGTATCCCTCTGAATGTAAATCTAAATGCTGAAATTGTGGGTAATTCTGGTAGTGGTGGGCAGGAAATGGGAGCAGGCCTGTGCAAGTCAGGTGGATTAGGAACAGAGCAGGTTTCACCTGTTAGTGCTTCTGCTGATAATATAGGGGCCTCTTCTGGAAGTTCTGGTTCTTTGATTGAGGAAAGCAATGGTGGATCAGGTTCTTCTTTGGGCAGTTGGGGCTTATCCTGCAAGAGAAAGGCTCTTGAAGGTACTTCTGGACAGTCTTATCCTAGTGGAAGTTCAAGCTGTTCTCCACAAGCTGAACCCAGTGCTTGGCTTGCTGTTCCTGCTCATTCTAATGCTTCTAACAGCTCAAGCATATCCACACCCTCAGGGAATTCTCTCAGTGTGAATCCTCCAGGGCTGCCAAACCAACAGTCTGGGATTGGCATGAGAGGTGTAGCTCCTTCTgatgtttttccttctttaagTGTTACAGGAAATGCAGAAAACTCCCAGAGAAACTTTGGCAGGAGAGTAAATCCGGGACATCAACAGGAACCTGTGGCATTTAATTTATCATCAGCAGGAATTACTAGGCGTTCTAATGTTAGTTCCAATCATCAATCATCTAGGCCTCTGACATTTAGTGATTCTTTGGACTTGAGGCCAAGTGCAGCGGTAGCAGCCAATGCAAATGCACCCCAGATTGCTCCCCAGAGCCAGTCTCATGTACTACATATTCCTGGCTTGGCAAGAAATATGCATCCTTTTCCTTGGAGTGGGGCTTCCAATTCAAGAGCTGGCAGTTCATCACGTTCATTTAACTTTTCTAGGGAGAGAGCTGCTGTGTTACAAGAGGAAGCAAACCTAAGAAGCAACCACAGAAACAATGCAGAGCATCCCATGTTTATTCCTGCAACTGAGACTAGAAATTTGGCACAGGATCCAACACATTGGAGTTTGGCCACAGGAAATATTAGCACTAATGGAGGTGGTCCTTCAACTTCTCGAATGGGCCTGAGTTCAAGTGTTCATTCGTTGCCTACTGCTTGGATTCCTGTTCACAATCCCCCAACATCAAATCAGCAAAGATTATCAGAAATTGCTCCTTGGACTTTATTCCCATCTATTGAGTCTGAAGCTGGAGGTCTCAGTGGTCCTTTTTCATCATTGCCTTCTGGTCCTTCCGCTAACACACGGGAGACAGTTATATCAGCTGGAGCTATTAGCCAAGTCCATCAGCAAACATATCCAAGGTCTGCATTCTTGATGGAGAGGCAAGGAAATGATGTTCTTGGTATGCCCCATTCATTGCGTGCTTTAGCAGCTGACATAGAAGGGAGACACAGGCTAATATCTGAG ATTCGTCAGGTTTTGACTGCCATGCGTAGGGGTGAGAGCTTGCGGGCTGAg GATAGGCACAGAGATATGCGGCTTGATGTCGATAATATGTCATATGAG GAACTACTGGATTTAGAAGAACGCATAGGAGACGTGAACACTGGATTGAGTGATGAAAAAATACTGAAGTGTATGAAAAGGCAAAAATATTCATCCAATCCAACACCTGAGGTGGAGCCATGTTGTATTTGCCAG GAAGAATATGCTGTTGGAGATGACCTTGGGATACTGGATTGTGGACATGACTTCCATACCAACTGCATCAAACAATGGTTAATGCAGAAGAATCTGTGCCCCATTTGTAAAACAACAGGCTTGGCTACATGA